One genomic region from Lycorma delicatula isolate Av1 chromosome 1, ASM4794821v1, whole genome shotgun sequence encodes:
- the LOC142317457 gene encoding serine protease 27-like: protein MTLTQLFMQKGKRWNLRNGGNPKFPIKTWNTHSAHNSQCGTRVINHQPLRAGGATAKIIGGSAATYGAYPWQVEIQNYKPEKKRFEHHCGGAVVGERVILTAAHCITNLEHTDRIRLIVGKHDLNQRDPHESSFKAEKTIIHPDFRKMGPHSNDIALIKVKAVSEGGIHFNSHVQPICLPDEDSQSAGVGEWCTVTGWGAQKAEDFESLSGVLKAASVPLLDQSTCRQSGIYGGRVQTILDSMICAGPLEGGVDACGGDSGGPLACQVNGRFMLVGVVSWGDGCAKRNRPGVYTRVAHFNSWIQDTLEKLGT from the exons ATGACCTTGACTCAACTTTTTATGCAGAAAGGCAAGC GTTGGAATCTTCGAAATGGtggaaatccaaaatttcctatAAAAACTTGGAATACACACAGTGCTCATAATTCACAGTGTGGAACACGAGTGATTAACCACCAACCACTGCGGGCTGGAGGTGCAACTGCTAAAATAATTGGTGGTTCTGCAGCAACCTATGGTGCTTATCCATGgcag GttgaaattcaaaattacaaaccAGAGAAAAAAAGGTTTGAACATCACTGTGGAGGAGCTGTTGTCGGTGAACGTGTTATTTTAACAGCAGCGCATTGTATTACAAATCTTGAACATACCGACAGAATTCGACTCATAGTAGGCAAGCACGACTTAAATCAGAGAGATCCTCATGAGTCTTCTTTCAAAgcagaaaaaacaattattcatcCAGACTTCAGgaaaa tgGGGCCACACAGTAATGATATAGCTTTAATAAAGGTGAAAGCAGTGAGTGAAGGTGGTATTCACTTTAATTCTCATGTCCAACCCATTTGCTTGCCTGATGAAGATTCACAGAGTGCTGGAGTTGGTGAATGGTGTACTGTTACAGGTTGGGGTGCtcaaaaag CTGAAGACTTTGAAAGTCTTTCAGGAGTGCTAAAAGCAGCTTCAGTTCCTCTTCTGGATCAGTCTACTTGTCGTCAGTCTGGAATCTATGGAGGAAGAGTACAAACAATATTAGACAGCATGATCTGTGCTGGTCCACTTGAAGGAGGAGTTGATGCATGTGGTGGGGATTCAGGAGGTCCTCTTGCATGCCAGGTAAATG GGCGTTTCATGCTGGTTGGTGTTGTATCATGGGGTGATGGCTGTGCAAAAAGAAACAGACCAGGAGTGTACACAAGAGTAGCACACTTCAACTCATGGATACAAGATACTCTAGAAAAACTGGGAACATGA